One Globicephala melas chromosome 4, mGloMel1.2, whole genome shotgun sequence genomic window carries:
- the KPNA4 gene encoding importin subunit alpha-3 → MADNEKLDNQRLKNFKNKGRDLETMRRQRNEVVVELRKNKRDEHLLKRRNVPHEDICEDSDIDGDYRVQNTSLEAIVQNASSDNQGIQLSAVQAARKLLSSDRNPPIDDLIKSGILPILVHCLERDDNPSLQFEAAWALTNIASGTSEQTQAVVQSNAVPLFLRLLHSPHQNVCEQAVWALGNIIGDGPQCRDYVISLGVVKPLLSFISPSIPITFLRNVTWVMVNLCRHKDPPPPMETIQEILPALCVLIHHTDVNILVDTVWALSYLTDAGNEQIQMVIDSGIVPHLVPLLSHQEVKVQTAALRAVGNIVTGTDEQTQVVLNCDALSHFPALLTHPKEKINKEAVWFLSNITAGNQQQVQAVIDANLVPMIIHLLDKGDFGTQKEAAWAISNLTISGRKDQVAYLIQQNVIPPFCNLLTVKDAQVVQVVLDGLSNILKMAEDEAETIANLIEECGGLEKIEQLQNHENEDIYKLAYEIIDQFFSSDDIDEDPSLVPEAIQGGTFGFNSSANVPTEGFQF, encoded by the exons ACTATGAGAAGACAACGAAATGAAGTTGTAGTTGAATTAAGGAAG aataaaagagatgAACATCTCTTAAAGAGAAGGAATGTACCACATGAAGATATCTGTGAAGACTCTGACATAGATGGTGATTATAGAGTG CAAAATACCTCTCTAGAAGCTATTGTTCAA aatGCTTCAAGTGATAACCAAGGAATTCAGTTAAGTGCAGTTCAAGCTGCTAG GAAGCTTTTGTCCAGTGATCGAAATCCACCAATTGATGACTTAATAAAATCTGGAATATTGCCTATTTTAGTCCATTGTCTTGAAAGAGATGACAA tcCTTCTTTACAGTTTGAAGCTGCATGGGCTTTGACAAACATTGCGTCTGGAACCTCTGAACAAACTCAAGCAGTAGTTCAGTCCA ATGCTGTTCCACTTTTCCTGAGGCTTCTCCATTCACCCCATCAAAATGTCTGTGAGCAAGCAGTGTGGGCATTGGGAAATATCATAG GTGATGGGCCACAGTGTAGAGATTATGTCATAAGTCTTGGAGTTGTGAAACCTTTACTTTCCTTCATAAGTCCATCTATTCCTATAACATTCTTAAGAAATGTTACTTGGGTTATGGTCAACTTATGTCGCCACAAAGACCCACCACCCCCAATGGAAACCATTCAGGAG ATTCTTCCAGCTCTTTGTGTTTTAATTCATCACACAGACGTAAAT aTATTGGTAGATACGGTCTGGGCCCTCTCTTACCTTACTGATGCTGGCAACGAACAGATACAGATGGTAATAGACTCTGGAATAGTCCCTCATTTGGTTCCTCTGCTCAGCCACCAGGAAGTTAAGGTTCAG ACAGCAGCACTTCGAGCTGTGGGCAACATTGTTACTGGAACTGATGAGCAAACACAAGTAGTTTTGAACTGTGATGCTCTTTCACACTTCCCCGCACTTCTGACACatcccaaagagaaaattaataaa GAAGCAGTGTGGTTCCTCTCTAACATCACCGCAGGAAATCAGCAGCAGGTTCAGGCAGTAATTGATGCCAATCTTGTACCAATGATAATACACCTTTTGGATAAG GGAGATTTTGGCACTCAGAAAGAAGCTGCATGGGCCATAAGTAACTTAACAATTAGCGGAAGGAAAGATCAA GTGGCCTACCTAATCCAACAAAATGTTATCCCACCTTTTTGCAATTTGCTGACTGTAAAAGATGCACAAGTTGTGCAAGTAGTACTCGATGGACtaagtaatatattaaaaatggctGAAGATGAGGCAGAAACCATAGCCAATCTTATAGAAGAATGTGGAG GACTGGAGAAAATTGAACAACttcaaaatcatgaaaatgaaGACATCTACAAATTGGCCTATGAGATCATTGATCAGTTCTTCTCTTCAGATgat attgATGAAGATCCTAGTCTTGTTCCAGAGGCAATACAAGGTGGAACATTTGGTTTCAATTCATCTGCCAATGTACCAACAGAAGGGTTCCAGTTTTAG